From a single Paramormyrops kingsleyae isolate MSU_618 chromosome 14, PKINGS_0.4, whole genome shotgun sequence genomic region:
- the med6 gene encoding mediator of RNA polymerase II transcription subunit 6 isoform X2 produces the protein MVKMQRLSLDHLNQMVGVEYILLHAQEPILYIIRKQQRQSPTQVTPLSDYYIIAGVVYQAPDLGSVIGSRVLSAVHGIQSAFDEAMSYCRYHPSKGYWWHFKDQEEREKAKPKSKKKEEPSSLFQRQRVDALLVDLRQKFPPAFYQPKPGEKPIPVEVKKEPETSTEAIRQEEREPAAKTPAPTPPNKAPPEKRARLQ, from the exons TCAGATGGTGGGTGTGGAATATATTCTCCTTCATGCTCAAGAACCAATTCTCTACATAATTAGGAAACAGCAGAGACAATCTCCAACACAAG TCACCCCCTTGTCTGATTATTACATCATTGCGGGTGTAGTATACCAGGCTCCAGATCTGGGCTCTGTAATTGGTTCCAGAGTG tTATCTGCAGTCCATGGAATCCAGTCTGCCTTCGATGAGGCAATGTCTTACTGTCGTTACCACCCTTCCAAAGGATACTGGTGGCACTTCAAAGACCAGGAGGAAAGAG AAAAGGCAAAGCCGAAATCCAAAAAGAAAGAGGAGCCAAGCTCTCTGTTTCAGAGACAGAGAGTTGACGCGTTGCTTGTGGATCTCAGGCAGAAGTTTCCCCCTGCCTTCTATCAG CCAAAACCTGGAGAGAAGCCTATTCCAG TGGAAGTAAAGAAGGAGCCAGAGACTTCAACTGAGGCAATACggcaggaggagagagagcCAGCAGCCAAGACTCCTGCGCCCACACCCCCCAACAAAGCCCCACCAGAGAAACGGGCACGGTTGCAGTAG